From the genome of Methanobrevibacter smithii ATCC 35061, one region includes:
- a CDS encoding methylamine methyltransferase corrinoid protein reductive activase — MAEHYAIAIDIGTSGIRAQSYNLTTHKTISTAITLRHPLPGANVVDHLHFALNIGLETAHNILITTINRVIANLNIDLNKVERLAVCGNPIQLSLFNNIEIRDLAFWGENALKEKNITPPSRRGKILNPQAIGLDINPDAKIYIPPAIKHEIGADALAMLYKSKALEKDEYSLIIDFGTNAEMALIADGEIYTASAAAGPAIEGQNIEKGRLASPGVICDINEEEMFWRMKILNDNLIVEDGDLIDPVNGNVIKKSDIQAKGITGTGVIAAFSLGSDDKIIKDGKIKDTIYLQDDVYLKEKDISNIGKALGAFRAGQLTLAESADILLDEIESVYMAGASGFYVDAKKSLNIGQIPPGPQQVYQIGNTSLAMAKDIVLNPELLDELQKLADKIESNHIMLATSEIFEKIYSLELAIYEQGMPFWMYNQWLQKYGIQEIPNIETEPEITKLYPRDISDLGENDLNTVDIENILSAKFDRCIYCMDCVNSCPENALSFEKDEFKLRTDLCSGLGCLRCAGNCKEHAFKYEEFYKDI, encoded by the coding sequence ATGGCAGAACATTATGCAATAGCTATAGATATTGGAACTAGCGGTATTAGAGCTCAAAGCTACAATCTAACTACCCATAAAACAATATCTACAGCTATAACTTTAAGACATCCATTGCCTGGAGCTAATGTAGTAGATCATCTTCACTTTGCATTAAATATAGGTCTCGAAACTGCACATAACATTCTTATAACTACAATAAACAGAGTTATAGCTAATTTAAATATTGATTTAAATAAAGTAGAAAGATTGGCAGTTTGCGGAAATCCAATACAGTTATCCTTATTTAACAATATTGAAATAAGAGATTTGGCTTTTTGGGGAGAAAATGCTTTAAAAGAAAAAAATATAACTCCTCCGTCCAGACGTGGAAAAATATTAAATCCTCAAGCAATCGGCTTAGATATTAATCCTGATGCTAAGATTTACATTCCTCCAGCCATTAAACATGAAATTGGAGCAGATGCATTAGCTATGCTTTACAAATCCAAAGCTTTAGAAAAAGATGAATATTCACTTATTATAGATTTTGGAACAAATGCTGAAATGGCCCTGATTGCAGACGGAGAAATTTATACTGCATCGGCTGCTGCAGGACCTGCTATTGAAGGGCAAAATATTGAAAAAGGCAGACTAGCTTCTCCAGGAGTAATCTGCGATATTAATGAAGAGGAAATGTTCTGGAGAATGAAAATTCTTAATGACAATTTAATAGTTGAAGACGGAGATTTAATTGATCCTGTTAATGGAAATGTCATTAAAAAATCAGACATACAAGCAAAAGGAATTACCGGAACCGGTGTAATAGCTGCATTTAGTTTAGGTAGTGATGATAAAATCATAAAAGACGGCAAAATTAAAGATACAATTTATCTGCAGGATGATGTTTATCTCAAAGAAAAAGATATTTCAAATATTGGAAAGGCATTAGGTGCTTTTAGAGCCGGACAGTTAACACTAGCTGAAAGTGCAGATATCCTTTTAGATGAAATTGAAAGTGTATATATGGCCGGAGCTTCCGGATTTTATGTTGATGCTAAAAAATCATTAAACATAGGACAAATTCCACCAGGCCCCCAACAAGTTTATCAAATTGGAAATACATCATTAGCTATGGCTAAAGATATTGTATTAAACCCCGAATTATTAGATGAATTGCAGAAATTGGCTGATAAAATTGAAAGCAATCATATAATGCTTGCTACTTCTGAAATATTTGAAAAAATATATTCCCTGGAACTGGCTATTTATGAACAAGGAATGCCATTTTGGATGTATAATCAATGGCTGCAAAAATACGGCATTCAGGAAATCCCAAATATTGAAACAGAACCTGAAATAACTAAATTATACCCAAGAGATATTTCAGATTTGGGAGAAAATGATTTAAACACAGTTGATATTGAAAATATATTATCTGCAAAATTTGACAGATGTATTTACTGTATGGACTGTGTTAATTCATGTCCTGAAAATGCTCTGTCTTTTGAGAAAGATGAATTTAAATTAAGAACAGACTTATGTTCAGGCCTTGGCTGTTTAAGGTGTGCTGGAAATTGCAAAGAACATGCTTTTAAATATGAAGAATTTTACAAAGATATATAG
- the mtaA gene encoding methylcobamide:CoM methyltransferase MtaA — MNLKENLENALSGEDVEVKPVISVTQAGIIEAMEQTNASWPEAHTNPEQMAILGSSLHELAGLECARIPFGLTVEAQSMGAEVNLGNNERTPEVTGTPFESADDIEAPDDFLENGRIPVVLEAIDILKEKYEDLPIIVGITGPFTLTGHLLGIENVVRYMKTDPDEIEIAMENCLDASMDYIESIQKHDADVICVNEPTASPELIDPLQFKSMIKPNLEDLADFIDVQKVLHICGSTQPIISDMSSVGFDGISIEEAVDIPKAKESIEDECVIVGNISTSKTLLSGTPEDVKEDVKKVLSEDIDIIAPSCGLAPKTPLANVKALVEARNEYFNI, encoded by the coding sequence ATGAATCTAAAAGAAAATCTTGAAAATGCACTTTCAGGTGAAGATGTGGAAGTTAAACCTGTTATAAGTGTAACACAAGCAGGAATTATCGAAGCAATGGAACAGACTAATGCTTCCTGGCCGGAAGCACATACAAATCCTGAGCAAATGGCAATTTTAGGAAGTTCCCTACATGAACTTGCAGGCCTTGAATGTGCAAGAATACCTTTTGGACTTACAGTTGAAGCGCAATCTATGGGAGCTGAAGTAAATCTCGGAAACAATGAACGAACTCCGGAAGTAACTGGAACTCCTTTTGAATCTGCAGATGATATTGAAGCACCAGATGATTTTTTAGAAAATGGACGTATTCCAGTAGTTCTTGAAGCTATTGATATTTTAAAAGAAAAATATGAAGATTTGCCGATAATCGTTGGAATTACAGGGCCATTTACATTAACAGGACATTTGCTTGGAATTGAAAATGTCGTAAGATATATGAAAACTGATCCTGATGAAATAGAAATAGCTATGGAAAACTGTCTTGATGCAAGTATGGATTACATTGAATCAATTCAGAAACATGATGCAGATGTTATTTGTGTAAACGAACCTACAGCATCCCCAGAATTAATTGACCCTCTTCAATTTAAATCAATGATTAAACCTAATCTTGAAGATTTGGCGGATTTTATTGATGTGCAAAAAGTATTGCATATCTGCGGGTCAACACAACCTATTATAAGTGACATGTCCTCTGTTGGCTTTGACGGAATAAGTATAGAAGAAGCCGTTGACATCCCAAAAGCCAAGGAAAGCATCGAAGATGAATGTGTCATTGTAGGAAACATCTCAACATCCAAAACATTATTGAGCGGAACACCTGAAGATGTAAAAGAAGATGTAAAAAAAGTATTAAGTGAAGATATTGATATTATAGCTCCAAGTTGTGGATTAGCTCCAAAAACACCACTAGCTAATGTTAAAGCACTAGTTGAAGCTAGAAATGAATATTTTAATATTTAA
- the tmk gene encoding dTMP kinase: MYIVFEGIDGAGKSTQINLLKDWLDQNGFDVETVVEPTDSEVGKLIRKILQRPDATTDRIQKTLGLLFAADRMLIMDKLNDDSKVILSDRSFISSLAYQEPAEWIEQINKYAKEPDLVLLLDVDVKTSVNRCSKEDEFENEEFLSKVKANYLDLISNFNHEIIDASTGVNKVSTDIKKAVAPYMGICPDCIR; this comes from the coding sequence ATGTACATTGTTTTTGAGGGAATTGATGGTGCAGGTAAATCTACTCAGATTAACCTGTTAAAAGATTGGCTGGATCAGAATGGTTTTGATGTTGAAACAGTTGTGGAACCGACAGATTCTGAAGTCGGTAAGTTAATTAGAAAAATACTGCAAAGACCGGATGCAACAACTGACAGAATTCAAAAAACATTAGGTCTACTATTTGCAGCAGACAGGATGCTTATTATGGATAAACTTAATGATGATTCTAAAGTTATTTTAAGTGACCGCTCTTTTATTTCTAGTTTAGCTTATCAGGAACCTGCAGAATGGATTGAACAGATTAATAAATATGCTAAAGAACCTGATCTGGTTTTACTTTTAGATGTGGATGTTAAAACTTCTGTAAATCGATGCTCTAAAGAAGACGAATTTGAAAATGAGGAATTTTTAAGTAAAGTCAAAGCTAATTATTTGGATTTAATCAGCAATTTCAATCATGAAATAATTGATGCAAGTACTGGAGTAAATAAAGTATCAACAGATATTAAAAAAGCTGTAGCTCCGTATATGGGTATTTGTCCTGATTGTATTAGGTGA
- a CDS encoding DUF2142 domain-containing protein: MIQINDKKYILTYLIGFILLATFLFSCNTHNHPKAQIILSILTVIGGIICIRYSIKNKDALHKTAFLIIIIFGLLTVFASPLLVAPDEVEHFARSDLTSEGGLIPNYHENQGYFINNYFHQMTYSQGSTLLDNTSFMHQDITHCKSFFTSVFSQNLFYVYLAQGFGIFIAKMLELPVIFALWLGRLCNLLLYSGIVYFAIKKTPAFKKELLVLSCLPIAVFQAASMSSDGIIFALAILNISYFIQMYKSEIIPNKNIIIYLATGVLIGLIKFPYIFLLLMLFLIPANKFKTKKIAIISKMTALLLIVIAGAYSNFYASKELLKGGRIDYYIQNNVNPTNQINYIIHNPTSAVITFVKSLIFLPYLIFIKDCSFFHLILFPGLDIYNALCLIFFIVFLFLSEDLKMAKRKKLELIILFLIIYTSIFFIQYLSWTPVGYDGILGVGARYFIPILAILPLVFGHKSNSEKLTKYFIVFTTIFLSGMLLIIIAGFY; this comes from the coding sequence ATGATACAAATAAATGATAAAAAATACATACTCACTTATTTAATCGGGTTTATATTGCTTGCAACCTTTTTATTTTCATGTAACACCCATAATCATCCAAAAGCACAGATAATATTAAGTATTTTAACTGTAATAGGTGGAATAATTTGTATAAGATATTCTATAAAAAATAAAGATGCATTACACAAAACAGCTTTTTTAATAATCATCATATTTGGATTACTAACAGTATTTGCTTCACCACTTCTTGTAGCTCCTGATGAAGTAGAACATTTTGCAAGATCTGATTTAACCTCAGAAGGAGGACTTATACCAAATTACCATGAAAATCAGGGATATTTCATAAACAACTATTTTCATCAAATGACATATTCACAAGGTAGTACCCTACTAGACAATACTTCCTTTATGCATCAAGATATTACGCACTGCAAATCATTTTTTACATCAGTATTTTCTCAAAATCTATTTTACGTCTATTTAGCTCAAGGATTTGGGATATTTATTGCAAAAATGTTGGAATTACCAGTAATATTCGCATTATGGTTAGGTAGACTTTGTAACTTATTATTATACTCAGGAATTGTATATTTTGCAATTAAAAAGACGCCTGCTTTTAAAAAAGAGTTACTTGTATTATCATGTCTTCCAATAGCTGTTTTTCAAGCTGCATCAATGAGCAGTGATGGAATTATTTTTGCTCTGGCAATATTAAATATTTCTTACTTCATACAGATGTATAAATCAGAAATAATCCCAAATAAAAATATAATCATTTATTTGGCAACAGGAGTATTGATTGGACTTATTAAATTTCCATATATCTTTTTATTACTAATGTTATTTTTAATACCTGCAAACAAATTTAAAACAAAAAAAATAGCTATTATATCTAAAATGACAGCTTTACTCTTAATAGTCATAGCTGGAGCATATAGTAATTTTTATGCTTCAAAAGAATTGTTAAAAGGTGGAAGAATAGACTATTACATCCAAAATAATGTTAACCCAACCAATCAAATAAATTATATAATTCACAACCCTACATCCGCAGTTATAACCTTTGTAAAATCATTAATCTTTTTACCATACTTGATTTTTATTAAAGATTGTTCTTTTTTCCATTTAATACTTTTTCCAGGGCTAGATATATACAATGCATTGTGTTTAATCTTCTTTATTGTATTTTTATTCTTATCTGAAGATTTAAAAATGGCTAAAAGGAAAAAATTAGAATTGATAATATTATTTTTAATAATTTATACAAGCATATTTTTTATCCAATATTTAAGTTGGACTCCAGTAGGTTATGATGGTATTTTAGGCGTTGGAGCCCGTTACTTCATTCCAATATTAGCAATACTGCCATTAGTATTTGGACATAAGTCTAACAGTGAAAAATTAACAAAATATTTCATAGTATTTACAACAATATTCTTATCTGGAATGTTACTTATAATAATTGCAGGATTTTATTAA
- a CDS encoding U32 family peptidase, which yields MVLSELLAPAGSYDVLVIAVNAGADAVYIAGQQYGARAFAKNFTMEEIEKAVEYAHLNGVKVHVTVNTSINNFEIADVMNYLFKLYQIGIDAVIVQDFGICWLLKTLIPDLEVHGSTQMALSNYSSIKWAAKNNIKRVVLPREINVNQIAKTHEQLKKDNINMEIEVFGHGALCYSVSGNCYMSSYNSGRSGNRGACAQPCRREYRLKYRGYNIGNGYLLSTHDLATYNNLDAISDAGVTSLKLEGRMKSGDYIGTIVNSYRNILDGNTGDYAKNLHLVFNRKFTNGYIMGDKPGEVMGRGSSGHEGLYIGDIVKIDGTEVTIEIKNKDNYITLKKGDGIAFKYNGKIKGIYLEDIVKQDENEIVINTTRLVKEGTEVFISFSKSIHENLKKFQKEVIKNNIPLSLTLSWNEDLTGFVNVEYYLDDELINFRHKVIGKFEKAKNKPITKEKIEKQLSKTGGTPFYIDEIKFHNMPDNLFIPISELNQIRREVLSQAQDLLLNHYTPTKKSVKATRKKLNEFYEDYESFNNISKKKNPKISLFIDNLDQLKSISGFDLKRIYFDGNCLYNNPEDYYENIPKLLEEASLMTPDAELVWVLSSFINEKEASKCNEIVKELESKGIIISVMGDFPGMGEIFDCPVYGNHNLNVWNSFTVKNLKEAGFNGLILSSELSGNEIKHLISKNNTEDIDLELIVNGNLEVIVSKDDFSNLNDGKDFIIHNNADYAILEDKKRKKFKYKVLFDYNKQSHIINKDCLCLIEEMNEIKHLGLDSIILDCRYSNEKYTTNILSIYNDSLKDRDDEELSKYKYQIMDFSQSYINKGNYIEGRLHEDKHENS from the coding sequence ATGGTTTTATCAGAATTATTAGCTCCAGCTGGATCTTATGATGTGCTTGTAATTGCAGTTAATGCAGGTGCTGATGCTGTTTATATAGCTGGACAACAATATGGAGCAAGAGCATTTGCTAAAAACTTCACAATGGAAGAGATAGAAAAAGCTGTCGAATATGCTCATTTAAATGGAGTTAAAGTCCATGTTACTGTAAATACATCAATAAACAATTTTGAAATAGCTGATGTAATGAACTACCTGTTTAAATTATATCAAATAGGAATAGATGCAGTTATTGTTCAGGATTTTGGAATATGCTGGCTTTTAAAAACTCTGATTCCTGATTTGGAAGTTCATGGATCAACACAGATGGCATTAAGCAATTACAGTTCCATAAAATGGGCTGCTAAAAACAATATTAAAAGAGTTGTTCTTCCACGTGAAATTAATGTAAACCAGATAGCTAAAACACATGAACAGCTAAAAAAAGACAATATCAATATGGAAATTGAAGTATTCGGACATGGAGCTTTATGCTATAGTGTCTCCGGAAACTGTTATATGTCTTCATACAACAGCGGACGCAGCGGAAACAGGGGCGCATGTGCACAGCCATGCAGACGAGAATACCGTTTAAAATACAGAGGATACAATATCGGGAACGGATATCTTTTATCAACCCATGATCTGGCCACATACAATAATCTGGACGCAATTTCAGATGCTGGAGTAACTTCATTAAAATTAGAAGGCCGTATGAAATCCGGAGACTATATAGGAACCATCGTAAACAGCTACCGCAATATATTGGACGGAAATACCGGAGATTATGCCAAAAATTTACATCTTGTATTCAACAGGAAATTTACAAACGGATACATAATGGGAGATAAACCCGGTGAAGTAATGGGCAGAGGCAGTTCAGGCCACGAAGGTTTATACATAGGAGACATTGTAAAAATAGATGGAACTGAAGTTACAATTGAAATCAAAAATAAAGACAATTACATCACACTAAAAAAAGGTGACGGAATAGCTTTTAAATACAACGGCAAAATCAAAGGAATTTATTTAGAAGACATTGTTAAACAGGACGAAAATGAAATTGTAATTAATACAACACGTTTGGTTAAGGAAGGCACAGAGGTATTTATCAGTTTTTCCAAGTCAATTCATGAAAATCTTAAAAAATTCCAAAAAGAAGTCATTAAAAACAATATCCCACTTTCATTAACCCTAAGCTGGAATGAAGACTTAACAGGATTTGTTAATGTTGAATATTATTTAGATGACGAATTAATCAATTTCAGACATAAAGTCATAGGCAAATTTGAAAAAGCTAAAAACAAACCTATTACAAAAGAAAAAATTGAAAAGCAGTTATCAAAAACCGGAGGAACACCATTCTACATAGATGAAATCAAATTCCACAATATGCCGGACAATTTATTTATTCCAATCAGTGAACTTAACCAGATTAGAAGGGAAGTTCTATCTCAAGCACAGGACCTGCTGTTAAATCACTACACTCCAACCAAAAAGTCCGTTAAAGCTACAAGGAAAAAATTGAATGAGTTTTATGAAGATTATGAATCTTTCAATAACATCAGCAAAAAGAAAAATCCTAAAATATCATTATTTATTGATAACTTAGACCAGTTAAAATCAATTTCCGGATTTGACCTTAAACGGATTTACTTTGATGGAAACTGTTTATACAATAACCCTGAAGATTATTATGAAAATATTCCAAAGCTTTTAGAAGAAGCCAGTCTTATGACTCCTGATGCAGAACTTGTTTGGGTATTGTCCTCATTCATCAATGAAAAAGAAGCATCCAAATGCAATGAAATAGTTAAAGAACTTGAATCAAAAGGAATTATTATTTCAGTTATGGGAGATTTCCCGGGAATGGGTGAGATTTTTGACTGTCCTGTTTATGGAAACCATAATCTGAATGTTTGGAACTCATTTACAGTTAAAAATCTTAAAGAAGCAGGATTCAATGGTTTAATTTTATCTTCAGAACTTTCAGGTAATGAAATTAAACATCTGATTTCTAAAAATAACACCGAAGACATTGATTTGGAACTAATTGTAAACGGAAATTTAGAGGTTATTGTAAGTAAGGATGATTTCAGTAACTTAAATGACGGTAAAGATTTCATAATACATAACAATGCAGATTATGCCATTTTAGAAGATAAAAAAAGGAAAAAATTCAAGTACAAAGTATTATTTGACTATAATAAACAAAGCCACATTATAAACAAAGACTGCCTATGTTTAATTGAAGAAATGAATGAAATTAAACACTTAGGTCTTGATTCCATAATCCTGGATTGCAGATATTCCAATGAAAAGTACACAACAAACATATTATCCATTTACAATGATTCCCTGAAAGACAGAGATGATGAAGAGCTTTCCAAATACAAATATCAGATAATGGATTTCTCACAGTCATATATCAACAAGGGAAATTATATTGAAGGCAGATTACACGAGGACAAACATGAGAATTCCTGA